A region of the Procambarus clarkii isolate CNS0578487 chromosome 29, FALCON_Pclarkii_2.0, whole genome shotgun sequence genome:
tttgtctttgtccaccctgccaaTGTGTTTGTAGTGGTGTGTATGTGTTTCaggtgtgtatgtggtggtgtgtgtgagagagcgtCCCTGGTGAAGTCGAGTGTGTGAAGTATCACAGGGTTTGGTCGACAGGTTCGGGGTGGTGTTCGAGGGCCAGGTCAAGGGCAAGCTGCTCCTCAACGTGCGTGGTGAAACCTGCATCTTCACACGTCTTCAGGTCCTCGAGTTCGACTCAGGTCAGTAAAATATGTTGTCTGTATTAAAAGTTGTATTAATGTTGCCTGCTTCTCCCTCGCTGCCACACATTAAACTGTTCCAAACACGAGATTATCTATATACATTTCATGCAATTGTATTTCCACATTTCCTGGGTTATGTTTAAAATTAGATATTGACCCAACACGGGAAAGTGTTGAGTTAGAGTGTGGTGAAACAGAGAGTGCAAGCTTAAGATAGCAACAGCTATACACTCACTATGTTGAAGAAATATCACAGCCACCTTGAGCCCACATACAGACAGTGACCCAACTGCTTATGCACGACCAACCGGAAGTATCTAGGTTTGACACACTTTCTTCTGCCCCACCGACCTGAAGTTCCCCAGTCTGAGAAGAATGTGTGTGTCCTCAGACCGGAAGTGCATGTCGGTGGTGGTGCGAGAGGAGGCGTCGGGCAAGATCTGGCTGCTGACGAAGGGAGCCGAGAGCAGCGTATTGAAGCGATGTTGCATCAACACTCCGGAACTGGAGCGCCTCCACTACACCACCCTCTCCCACATCAACGACTACGCCATGGTGAGCAGTGATGTAGGGAGggagcaggagggtgagggtgaaaAAGAGTGAGAAAGAGGACAGGTAGGTCgataaaatgagagagagagagagagagagagagagagagagagagagagagagagagagagagagagagagagagagagagagagagagagagagagagagagagagagtatgtaaTTCGTACATATTCGGAATTACATAATTCCATATATGTAATTCGTTTCGTTTCCAAATCAGAATTCACCCAAGTTATCTCGTTCAGCTTCCAAGTATCTATTTAATTGTTACTTCCCTGACTCCCTTCAGCTGGGTCTGCGGACGCTGGCGGTGGCCAGGAAGAGCGCTGACGAAAGGACCAGTACCAAGACTTCGCCCAACATCTCTCTCAAGCCAAGCAGGTCTGTCTTTTCCTCCAAACCTTCCGAGGATTTTAGTGCGAACATAAATGTCTTCATACCTCATATACGTCTGTAATAatatgtatttgtaatgtatataaataaatatattttgtatGACTTCTGTACCATGGTGGTATCGTAGGAAATATGAGAGGTGGTGACCTCAGTGAACAAGAATTACTGCTGTTTTTTTATAATTTTGCTGACTTTTTTGGTTCCTTTTTGTGACCTCGTCGATGGCCTTGGTGACCATAAGTTATCTGGACTTCTTTTTGACCTAAGCAATGTGATGTTGGTGACATTACAGATGGCCTTCACAATCATTGGTGACTCCAGGTGACTGATAACTACAGGTGTCCTTCATGACTTCAAGTGCCTTTGATGATGTGTGATGACCTTGGTGACCTTGTTGATCCCTGGTGAATCTTGGCGACCTTGATGACTCCTGGTGACCTTGATCACCCCTGTATGGTGACCTTGTAGCACCAACCCAGGTTCAACATTTTCCTAGAATAATAAATAGATGTATGAATGATATACTTATTGAGGACAAAGTTAAGTACTGACTCTAAAGCTAACCATAAAATACTGAATGACAACGATATTTCTGAGCTGTGCAGAATACGATTGGAATTCGTGCACTTTGTGGCCCCATCCAAATATTCCCTCGATGAATATACACAAAGAAAGATTGGAATAGTATAATTTAGATCAGAGGCAAAGTGATATAATGAGTTAGCCATTCAGACTAACAAGGGAACAGACCTCTGACTATCGCTCCAGTCATTATGCCATCAACTCGCATACTCACCTTCTCaccttatcatatatatattgagtggttgacaaatgaatgcattaggaagtaatgtggtggaggctgactccatacacagtttcaagtgtagatatgatagagcccaataggctcaggaacctgttgattgacggttgagaggaagggaccaaagagccagagctcaacccccgcaagcacaactaggtgagtaccgcaTGGTCATACATGTGCCATTAACATCAAATTTTAAGTCATCTCTgttgtttttttatttaaaataatattttccGTATAACAGATCATGCCCAACTGTTATGAGCTATTTTATTTTAACTTGGAGATAAATACTCCATATTTATAATCTGAATTCCCATCCCGCTCTGATTACCAATTGGGGCTCAGGAGAAACACCCTTCTCTCTTGTCTATTTCTCCTGTGGTGGTCGATCGAAACTCCCAACGAGGAGATTTGATTAATTGATgacgattaagccacccaagaggtggcacggacatgaatagcccgtaagaacgAGGAGATTGTtgtagttttagattcagctactcggaaaaaaaaatccaagcagcacgggatatggtgagcccatcgtacttacttggcacaggagatgtacgtgtgtgtgtgaaccAGGGGAATGTTGTtgtttagattcaactactcagaacaaaattTCCATATAGCTCTTGGTCCCTGGTGCTCTTGACCCTGGTGACTTCATTTTAATAATTATTGATGATCCTGGAAGCTTAATTTAAGATGTTTATGGTCCTGTTGATGCTGTTGACCCTGATGGCTCTGTCTGTGAACTTGACGGTCCAGGAAGGCTCGGTGACGCTATTGTTGAACTTTGTgcaggtgttgaccagaccacacactagaaggtgaagggccgacgacatttcggtccgtcctggaccattctcaagacaatcgacttgagaatggtccttgacggaccaaaacgtcgtcgtcccttcaccttctagtgtgtggtctggtcaacttactttaggcacgttattgtgactcatcgcctgtttgtgcaggtggtggaggaccgGGAGGCCGCGGTGAAGAAGGTGACAGACAAGATGGAGACTGAGCTAAGCCTGCTGGGAGCCACCGGGGTGGAGGACCTTCTGCAGGAGGGAGTTCAGGAGACTCTAGAGTCTCTCCGGGCGGCGGGCATCAAGGTGAGTCTCTCCGAGCGGTGCTCATTAATGTGAGTCTCTCCTGGTGTTGGGCATCTAGATGAGTCCCCGGGAAGCGGGCATCACCAGCTATGAAACCAATCATCCCCCACCGATGACATCACCCATGTGAAGTCCTCATATCTCTCaccataatattattattttaatggAAACTCTAAACTGAGAGTAAGGAATCTGTGGTATTGGCCTGTTGCTTCAGGAACACTTATGTTGAGAACAACTTGCTGTTGAAGTGACTGTTGACCCTCAGTGACTGTCTGCAGGCGAGAAAGTCTGCAGTCAGGCTCCCTAATGTGGCAGTCAGCTTACTGATTTCATTCCCTCCTCCTTCCGTAGGCTGATGATCCGAAGCCTCCGCCCTTATAGGGGATAGTATGCTCAACTCttaagtgttgcacagcccctctccttccttGTCCCATAAGTCCCATTGTTCAGGTCTTGTATAGCATCCTCTACTCCCAGGTGTGGGTGTTGACGGGGGACAAGGTGGAGACGGCTGTCAACATCGCCTACTCCTGCGGTCACTTCAAGCGGTTCATGACTGTCCTCTCCTTGACCGGCCTCCGGGATCTTGACCACGCCGTCGCCTCCCTGCGACAGTGCCAGTATGTTCTTTGTAGTGTGATGGTCCCCTGGTGCATGGTTTGTACCGTGAGGCGCTTCATGGTGCATTGTTTGTGACGTGGGTGCTTCATGGTGCATTGTTTGTGCCGTGAGGCGCTTCATGGTGCATTGTTTGTGACGTGAGGCGCTTCATGGTGCATTGTTTGTGACGTGGGAGCTTCATGGTGCATTGTTTGTACCGTGAGGCGCTTCATGGTGCATTGTTTGTGCCGTGAGGCGCTTCATGGTGCATTGTTTGTGCCGTGAGGCGCTTCATGGTGTATTGTTTGTGACGTGGACGCTCCATGCTGCATTGTTTGTGACGTGGGTGCTTCATGGTGCATTGTTTGTGCCGTGAGGCGCTTCATGGTGCATGGTTTGTGACGTGAGGCGCTTCATGGTGCATTGTTTGTGACGTGAGGCGCGTCGTGGTGCATTGTTTGTGCCGTGAGGCGCTTCATGGTGCATTGTTTGTGCCGTGAGGCGCTTCATGGTGCATTGTTTGTGCCGTGAGGCGCTTCATGGTGCATTGTTTGTGACGTGGGTGCTTCATGGTGCATTGTTTGTGACGTGGGAGCTTCATGGTGCATTGTTTGTACCGTGGGTGCTTCGTGGTGCATTGTTTGTGATGTGGGTGCTTCATGGTGCATTGTTTGTGCCGTGAGGCGCTTCATGGTGCATTGTTTGTGACGTGGGAGCTTCATGGTGCATTGTTTGTGCCGTGAGGCGCTTCATGGTGCATTGTTTGTGACGTGGACGCTTCATGGTGCATTGTTTGTGACGTGGACGCTTCATGGTGTATTGTTTGTGACGTGGACGCTCCATGCTGCATTGTTTGTGACGTGGGTGCTTCAAGGTGCATTGTTTGTGACGTGGACGCTTCAAGGTGCATTGTTTGTGACGTGGACGCTTCAATGTGCATTGTTTGTGACGTGGACGCTTCAAGATGCATTGTTTGTGACGTGGACGCTTCAAGGTGCATTGTTTGTACCGTGAGGCGCTTCATGGTGCATTGTTTGTGACGTGGACGCTTCAAGGTGCATTGTTTGTGACGTGGACGCTTCAAGGTGCATTGTTTGTGACGTGGACGCTTCAAGGTGCATTGTTTGTACCGTGAGGCGCTTCATGGTGCATTGTTTGTGACGTGGGCGCTTCATGGTGCATTGTTTGTGACGTGGGCGCTTCATGGTGCATTGTTTGTGACGTGGGCGCTTCATGGTGCATTGTTTGTGACGTGGGCGCTTCATGGTGCATTGTTTGTGACGTGGGCGCTTCATGGTGCATTGTTTGTGACGTGGGCGCTTCATGGTGCATTGTTTGTGACGTGGGCGCTTCATGGTGCATTGTTTGTGACGTGGGCGCTTCATGGTGCATTGTTTGTGACGTGGGCGCTTCGTTATTGTTAATGACGTTCGATTTAATAAAACATTGTTTTTGACGTGGGTCATGAAACGCTGTTCGTGACGGCGCGGTGCATTATGTGTAATAAGTGGGGCTTTGTGACGTATGTTGAAGAAGCATTATTCGTTTTttctaattattattttaataaaataGGTGTCATTTTAAATCTTATTTGAGGTACTGAAATTTCtagtgattgaaattgaaattgaaataagtttattgaggtaaaatacacacaaagggatgaggtagctcaagctattctcaccccgttcagtacaacgtgttagtacatacatagacacacatcacaaacaataaacctgttaccaaacattctgagagataaacatgtacatttcctccttcacaagtagtatggtatcagaagtacacaaatacttttattgattgataaagattaagccactcaaaagatggcacgggcatgaatagtccgtaaaAAAATTCGTCAGTGATCGATAGTGAAGCCTCTTTCAAGTCTGCTGAGATACTGACGTGAAAACTGCAGACTTGCATATCAATAATCCCTATTTATCCTCCTAATTCCTAGGAGGAATTACTAGGATAAATTACTCTCGCTATTAATCCTCACTCTTACCTCACAATCACCGCGACTTTCCCCTTCTGTCGCAACTTACATCCACTAGGAAGGATTCAGAGGGCGACTCCTACTACGGGCTGGTGGTGGACGGCGCCTCACTGCAGCTGCTGTTTGATAATCTGAAGGAGGAGTTTTACAGCATTTGTCGGCGGTGCACCGCTGTCGTCTGCTGCAGGATGTCGCCCAGACAAAAAGCCGAGGTAACAATTGGAATGCTTGTCTTGTGACTATAAAGCAGATATTGTAACTGTAACAAATCGAATTGTAATGGGAGAGTAACCTTGAACGTGACCTCTTGGCGGAGGTGCTTCCTCATGCCCACTAGGTGTGACAGGAAATgaaatattctctcactaaaacaTCATGACTCAACTCTATATATTAATTTACAAATAAAAGACATTTATGGCGTTACACAACGATGAGTTCAGTTATGTGAAATATATTCTTTAGACTTTTGTACTCTTGATCAGTGCATTAttgttcttagatgattatttctGATTTAATGTGAGTGAATGTTGTGTGCGTGCAGACGGTGCGGCTGGTGAAGACCTCGAGCGAGAGACCCGTCTGCGCTGCCATCGGGGACGGCGCCAACGACGTCTCCATGATCCAGGAAGCCCACGTTGGTCTAGGTCAGTACTTCTTCTTTTGTTTGTATTTCGTTTGAGATTTATGTCTTTTTATTGATCTTACATTTCAACCCTCTTATGTCCCTCCGTTTCTCCTCCAGTTTTAACTGTCGTCATTCGTGTCCTAACGCGTCTATCCATAACTGAAACAATTTCACTCGAGTGATTCAGAAGCCAAGAGAAGTTCGATATCCGCAAGCCTAGCGACGCCGCGGTTCGTAATGACTGATTTTTACTCAACTATAAACTATGCAAATACACAAACATTTACTTTATGTTCAACAGGTGTGATGGGTAAGGAAGGTCGGCAGGCGGTGAGGTGTTCCGACTTCGCCTTCGCCAGGTTCCGTTTCCTGAAGAGGGTGCTGCTGGTGCACGGCCACTGGTACTACGTCAGGGTCTCCACTCTCGTCCAGTACTCCTTCTACAAGAACGTCGCCTTCGTCACCCCGCAGGTTTTCTTCGCTATCTGGAGCGCCTTCTCCACTCAGGTAGGAGACCATGACAGAGGAGAggtagagagaaaagagagaaagagagagaagagagagagagagagagagagagagagagagagagagagagagagagagagagagagagagagagagagagagagagagagagagagagagagagaaggggtgagAAAAACgaggagtttttttttattataattagtATTTTGATATCCTTCATCAGAGCGTGTATGAGAGCCTGGTCCTGACCATGTTCAACATCACCTTCACATCCCTCCCCGTCATCATCTACGGCCTCTTCGACCAGAACCTCCCGCCCCAGCTGCTGCTGGACCGCCCACATCTGTATGAGAATAACGCTCTCAACTCCGCCATGTCTGGGCTCAACTTCTTCAAATGGATTTGCTTAGGTGAGGTGAAGGGGTTTCGAACTCTTTACTGTTAGTTCAACGCTGAAGATTTGAAAGCAATGTGTGGAGGTATGGGAAGGGTGTTGAGGTTTGGGAGCGAATGTGTGTGTGCTTAAACTTCCTCATTTCCCTCTGACCTCCGCCCGGCCTCCACGCCCGTAGCACTGTGGCACGCCTGCACCATGTACTTCGGGCTGATGCTGCTGTGCGCTGACGACACCTGCGGCCTGCCCGACGGCCAGACCTCAGATCTCTCACTTTTCGGCACCACCCTCGTGTCCATCTGCGTCTTCGTCGTCAACCTCAAGGTGGGCACTGTGACCAAAGCAGGGAGATGTGTCTTTTTTCAAAATGTGTAATATATGCTAATGAAAAATAGTAATTAAAAGAATAAAAATGGGAatatgataatgataataataataataataataataataataataataataataataatgataataataataatagtgataATAATAAACAAAGCCAGTGTTTAACATCATATATACTGACTTGCCCCCATCTGCCATGGTGAGATCAGCTGGTGCTGGAGGTGCAATATTTCACTCAGTTCTTCTTCTGGTCGATGGTTCTCACCCTTGTGGCCTACGCTGGACTCATCCTCTTCTATCAGGGTCTCATTATGTAAGTCCCCAATCTCTGATGTTCTCCCCATCCCTAGTGTCTGGTGTTGAAGTGTTCCCTCTTCTCGCGTCTTTCAAGTTCATAGTTTTATTTCCCTTATAAGTGCTCAAGTGCTAGCAAATTTCACAATTAAGGTGCCTGAAGGACGTGAAACATCTCAAATATAGGAGTCAGCATGCTGGTGGTCCTCGTATCCGTAGGTATGTCAAAATCACCGGCGACTCTCTAACTCCGAGCACAAGCTTTTGACGCGTGTAATTAGCTATTCACCATTTACAGGTGCGGAGGTTGTTTTCCAGATTTTATCATGGGTGTTAACTATACGACGCGTATTGTTGCGCATGACAGTATTGTCATGCTAATATGCCAATATTAGCATAATCTCTTCAAATCTTTTTTCTATTCATGTAAAGAATTTCCAGAGTTACCCGTGCATGTCACAAGCTCTGGTGCTTGTGAAGCTCATAATTTGTGTTTATCCGTAAATCGTATGTTCATGAATTGGTCAAGTCCAAATATCAGGCGATTTTCATTTTAACTTCATTCAACCTCTTGAATGTCTCTCATACATTCAACATAAAATAGGTCCTCACATCCGTATCTCTGTCGACCTTGCACAGAGACTTCTTCAGCAACTACGCGGTCTACTGGACGTACTATCGAATGTTCCAAAGCTCTTCTCTTATGCTGGGGtccgtgttgctgggggtgttgtgtctCTTGCCTGATGTCCTCGAGAAGGTCTGCCTCTCCTTCAGCGACGTCAGAGTGCAGGATGAGCGCAGGAAGAAGGCTGCAGAGAGAAAGGTAAGGATAGACAGGGAAGGATAGACGGGGTCACTAACTCAAGGTCCCGTGTTCAAATTAGCTGCTGATTAGTGAACTCTGTTAGGCGCTATTTACTAGTGTTGGATAATGCAGGAGTCACACTCAGGTTCCTAGTAAAGCATGGCGTTACAAAGACTCAAAGTGTTATAAAATTAGTTAATGTTAGGCAACTTACTGGTCTAATATAAATGATAACTGTTCAGAAGTAATAAAGACAATACTAAAGCAAATAACCATTTGTTTAAATCTGAATTACTAATATTATAACACTATGATTCTTGGTAACTTCATGTTTTATTAGTAACTGGAGTGTGACTCCTTTATTATCCAACACTAGTAACTAGTGCCTATGGTAATTTTATTTGGTAATAAGATAAATATTTTTCTATTAAATTCCAAAATCACCATTTTAATCACAACGAACTTTACTGATAATGAATACTATGTCAACGGGTCTTTACTTGTATCTTAAAACATTATTTAGGttaaaataataaattatttaataataataagagtTAAGCTTTTATAAATAGGCAACACAATGTTGATTTTTATGCATTCCACTTAAAAAAGTTATTTTCAATATCAGTAGAAGGGAGAACGTCAAGTGAATAGACATAATTCACTAGGATTGTTTTCTCAGTCTTCTTCTTTCAAGCAGATGAAAACATTGAATTTCTTCTTATTTTTTCAGGAGAAAGCAATACCGGTTACTCTTCAAGCTTATATTAGCTATGTGAATGAAGCCTTTGATCCTGCAGAGGGCTCTAAGAGTTTGTGGGAAGTTACCAATAAACCACAAAGCGAGACAATCAGCCAAGAATATATGCAACAAAGAGAAAATGCAATCACAGTACAGAGGCGGACGGTTACAGAAAGTGTTAATTCAAAAGAAAATGGGACGCACATAGAAAAGAGGACATACTTAGAAAATGGGAGGCTCAAAGAGAATGGGAGACACATAGAGGATGGGACGAACATAGAGAAGGGGATGTCAGAAGACAACAAGGCCTACTCAGGGAGCCTGACGCCCTCCAGTAACGGGTCCTGGGCAAGTGACTGTGACAGCGCCATTATATGACATAAATTAACTATAGATACTGAGAAGCAATATTGCATcgaattatatattgtatatataaattatttgtcACGATGCAGTGCTAGGTGTTTATAAATATGCCAGAGCTTTAAATAAGTCCGGAAGCAGAGTAGTCTACATGTTCGGTTCGCAACAGAGGGATCTGGATTCAATCCCCGAGCAGGCTCAAAAcgattgggcatgtttcctttcacctgatatataaatatatctgttcacccagcaataaaCTTGGAACCCGGGAGTTCCGCAATTGTTGTGTTGCATCCTGTGGAAGGTCAATATTTGGGCTAGGCCCTCGCCAAGGAGAACCTACATAGACCTTCATAGAACCTACATAGAACCTACATAGAACCTACATAGACCTAAATCAAGATTTCCTGTCCCTCGACAACGGTAATAAGTTCATTTAATGTTTTTAAGTGATGAAGTAAGCTGAAGTATGAAGTGAATTAGCAAATTTTAGCGTTTGTTGATCATTTACGCCTGAATAAGTTCCTCTTGAGCCCTTGAGTTTATGTCGCTCCTCATACATTATTGTCATATTATTTTAGACCTGAAATGTTTCACTATGACTCATGATTTTCAGTAGCCGGAAGATGAGCCTAAAATGGCAGCAAATATTCTG
Encoded here:
- the LOC123765090 gene encoding LOW QUALITY PROTEIN: phospholipid-transporting ATPase IF (The sequence of the model RefSeq protein was modified relative to this genomic sequence to represent the inferred CDS: deleted 2 bases in 1 codon) — translated: MVRWPFRKTKQQLVTTRTVLVNRQAPEEMTEPPAPPRYCHNRIKTSKYSILNFIPKNLFEQFRRIANFYFLCVAIIQLFIDSPVSPMTSILPLVFVVAVTAVKQGYEDWLRHREDNKVNNAASRVLRDGVVTDLRTKDIEVGDIVEIASDEQFPCDLLLLMSTDSEGKCSVTTANLDGETNLKTFLCPEKTSYLTDVDDLWRLRAIIECQLPHPNLYDFKGRLEVYRGAGVPDTASLATENLLPRGARLKNTSTVYGVAVYTGEETKMALNSKMTGNKFSTVEKSMNNFLVFFLVMLVLEIIICTVLKYQLYDLAVMSKMWYLGLPANYTLTSRDVIQDSFSFLVIFNYIIPISLYVTLEMQKFLGAMFIGWDDELRCNKTGERCKCNTSDLNEELGQVQYLFTDKTGTLTENCMNFRQCSVLGVKFVDVDGVMHSFEDEDNSRTVPLSTFPASLDTFLQTLALCHTVEASPKIRATTEAQTTENGTELSNLSLEYQASSPDEKALVEACARFGVVFEGQVKGKLLLNVRGETCIFTRLQVLEFDSDRKCMSVVVREEASGKIWLLTKGAESSVLKRCCINTPELERLHYTTLSHINDYAMLGLRTLAVARKSARKDQYQDFAQHLSQAKQVVEDREAAVKKVTDKMETELSLLGATGVEDLLQEGVQETLESLRAAGIKVWVLTGDKVETAVNIAYSCGHFKRFMTVLSLTGLRDLDHAVASLRQCQKDSEGDSYYGLVVDGASLQLLFDNLKEEFYSICRRCTAVVCCRMSPRQKAETVRLVKTSSERPVCAAIGDGANDVSMIQEAHVGLGVMGKEGRQAVRCSDFAFARFRFLKRVLLVHGHWYYVRVSTLVQYSFYKNVAFVTPQVFFAIWSAFSTQSVYESLVLTMFNITFTSLPVIIYGLFDQNLPPQLLLDRPHLYENNALNSAMSGLNFFKWICLALWHACTMYFGLMLLCADDTCGLPDGQTSDLSLFGTTLVSICVFVVNLKLVLEVQYFTQFFFWSMVLTLVAYAGLILFYQGLIIDFFSNYAVYWTYYRMFQSSSLMLGSVLLGVLCLLPDVLEKVCLSFSDVRVQDERRKKAAERKEKAIPVTLQAYISYVNEAFDPAEGSKSLWEVTNKPQSETISQEYMQQRENAITVQRRTVTESVNSKENGTHIEKRTYLENGRLKENGRHIEDGTNIEKGMSEDNKAYSGSLTPSSNGSWASDCDSAII